A genomic window from Laspinema palackyanum D2c includes:
- a CDS encoding type I restriction-modification system subunit M, which yields MPDYYQLEKRLWDAADQLRANSKLKPSEYSLPVLGLIFLRYADYKFTQALQRYHTSDRPVAERERERVLSIPLQARFESLLNRPPEANLGEELNSAMRAIEAENPALKNILPKTYHRLSNEILRQLLTDFHTIALDIEGDAFGRIYEYFLSNFAMSEGQKGGEFFTPTSLVKLIVEIIEPYHGRIFDPACGSGGMFVQSASFVEKRQKNPSTDIGIYGQEKIADNVRLCLMNLAIHGLTGDIRQSNTYYEDIHDCVGKFDFVMANPPFNVDKVDKEKIKNDPRFPLGLPRVDNANYLWIQLFYSALNAKGRAGFVMANSPSDARGLELEIRKKLIHEGVLEAIVAVGSHFFYTVGLPCTLWFFDRAKVNNPRKDKVLFIDARQFYQHVYRSHRQFSDEQIQFLGNIVRMYRGQSVESVATLPEHTRYNPAVPAYGTLPNWEETFPNNIYRDVPGLCRIALISEIAEQSYSLNPGRYVGIAPQPEDDVNFQDKLQELHDEFEMLTVEARELEGRISKTIERFLKVKGNE from the coding sequence ATGCCAGACTACTATCAACTTGAAAAACGCCTATGGGACGCGGCGGATCAATTGCGTGCCAATTCCAAACTCAAACCGTCGGAATATTCCCTGCCGGTACTGGGATTAATTTTCCTGCGCTATGCTGACTATAAGTTTACCCAAGCCCTACAGCGCTATCACACAAGCGATCGCCCGGTAGCGGAACGGGAACGGGAACGGGTGTTATCCATTCCCCTCCAGGCGCGGTTTGAGTCTCTGCTGAATCGACCCCCCGAAGCCAACCTCGGGGAAGAACTCAATAGTGCGATGCGGGCGATCGAAGCGGAAAACCCCGCATTGAAAAACATCCTCCCCAAAACTTACCACCGTCTCAGTAACGAGATCCTCCGGCAACTGCTGACAGACTTTCATACCATCGCTTTGGATATCGAAGGTGATGCCTTTGGGCGAATTTATGAATACTTCCTCAGCAATTTTGCCATGAGTGAAGGACAAAAAGGGGGTGAATTTTTTACCCCGACCTCTTTAGTCAAACTGATTGTTGAAATTATCGAACCCTATCACGGACGAATTTTTGACCCGGCTTGCGGCAGTGGGGGGATGTTTGTTCAAAGTGCCTCCTTCGTAGAAAAACGGCAGAAAAATCCTAGCACTGACATCGGAATTTATGGACAAGAGAAAATTGCAGATAATGTGCGACTTTGCTTGATGAACCTGGCAATCCACGGACTCACCGGAGATATTCGCCAAAGCAATACCTATTATGAAGATATCCATGATTGTGTGGGTAAATTCGATTTTGTTATGGCCAATCCGCCCTTTAATGTAGACAAAGTAGACAAAGAAAAAATCAAAAACGACCCCCGATTTCCGTTGGGATTACCTCGGGTTGATAATGCCAACTATTTGTGGATTCAATTATTTTATAGCGCCTTAAATGCCAAGGGGCGGGCGGGTTTTGTGATGGCAAATTCCCCCAGTGATGCTCGCGGACTGGAGTTGGAAATTCGCAAAAAACTGATTCATGAGGGGGTTTTAGAGGCGATCGTCGCTGTGGGTTCTCACTTTTTCTATACGGTAGGCTTACCCTGTACACTCTGGTTCTTCGATCGCGCCAAAGTAAATAACCCCCGCAAAGATAAAGTGCTATTTATCGATGCTCGTCAATTCTATCAACACGTTTACCGTTCCCACCGCCAATTTAGCGATGAACAAATTCAATTTTTAGGGAATATTGTCCGAATGTATCGCGGACAATCCGTTGAATCGGTGGCAACTTTACCGGAACATACTCGGTACAATCCTGCGGTCCCTGCTTACGGGACTTTACCCAATTGGGAGGAAACCTTTCCTAACAATATCTATCGCGATGTTCCCGGTTTGTGCCGAATCGCCCTGATTTCAGAAATTGCTGAACAGTCTTATAGCTTGAATCCGGGACGGTATGTGGGTATCGCCCCCCAACCTGAAGACGATGTTAATTTTCAGGATAAATTACAAGAACTCCATGACGAATTTGAGATGCTCACCGTCGAGGCGAGAGAACTAGAAGGGCGAATTTCTAAAACGATTGAGCGCTTTTTAAAGGTGAAGGGAAATGAATGA